A window of Phyllopteryx taeniolatus isolate TA_2022b chromosome 19, UOR_Ptae_1.2, whole genome shotgun sequence contains these coding sequences:
- the c1qtnf1 gene encoding complement C1q tumor necrosis factor-related protein 1 isoform X2: protein MATKMTLSIVWMFMLTWHCPVISYRKIQHGMKDPEIRRDHAEQDYYRDARSTECRRCCDPGEYASQDYPQYRIVPQINITLLKAPESTVPAALTLVRRCRRTWERARQMLLRQGRSYKAAADRRRTPAPDYKVGQRVWLSTKHIPLRVESKKLAPRFVGPFPITKIINPVTVKLRLPRSMRVHPTFHVSLLKPARESPLVPPSRPPPPPRFVDGGPVFSVKRLLSSRRRGRGFQYLVDWEGYGPEERSWVPSAFIVDDSLIRDFHVAHPGAPGPSGAGR from the exons ATGGCAACAAAA ATGACACTTTCCATTGTTTGGATGTTTATGCTCACATGGCATTGTCCAGTCATTTCCTACCGAAAAATTCAACATGGGATGAAAGATCCAGAGATCAGGAGGGACCACGCGGAGCAGGACTACTATCGTGATGCCAG GAGTACAGAGTGTCGCCGGTGCTGTGACCCAGGAGAGTATGCCAGCCAGGACTACCCACAGTACCGGATTGTACCTCAGATCAACATTACCTTATTGAAAG ccccagaatccacagttccagcggcattaaccttggtgagacgctgcaggaggacctgggagcgagcccgccagatgctgctgcgccagggacggtcctacaaagccgctgctgaccgtcggaggacaccggccccggactacaaagtgggtcagcgagtttggctttcgaccaaacatattccactccgggtggagtccaagaagctcgctcccaggttcgttgggcccttccccatcacaaaaatcatcaaccctgtcaccgtgaagctgaggctcccaaggtctatgcgggtccaccctacttttcacgtcagcctactcaagccagcccgggagtcccctctggtcccgccttccaggccccctcctcccccccggtttgtggatgggggccctgtcttctctgtgaagcggctgttgtcatctcgtcggaggggcagggggtttcaatatctggtggactgggagggctatgggcctgaggagcgttcctgggtaccgtctgcgtttatcgtggatgattcgctcattcgggacttccacgttgcgcatccaggggccccagggccgtctggggccggccgttaa
- the c1qtnf1 gene encoding complement C1q tumor necrosis factor-related protein 1 isoform X1: MGKITHRTQTLTLTFPDSHSERISFHVFDAMNHDVILGNPWLKLHNPHIDWSSGQVMSWGSNCARNCFKPPCDVQGHVSKDNPQTPSADPDLSQVPTCYQDIKDVFSKSKAKSLPPHRPYDCAIDLLPGTTPPRGRLFSLSGPEHKAMKEYVEESLAAGIIRPSSSPAGAGFFFVDKKDKTLRPCIDYRGLNEITVKNSSYCRINSVKAEKSPESTVPAALTLVRRCRRTWERARQMLLRQGRSYKAAADRRRTPAPDYKVGQRVWLSTKHIPLRVESKKLAPRFVGPFPITKIINPVTVKLRLPRSMRVHPTFHVSLLKPARESPLVPPSRPPPPPRFVDGGPVFSVKRLLSSRRRGRGFQYLVDWEGYGPEERSWVPSAFIVDDSLIRDFHVAHPGAPGPSGAGR; this comes from the exons atgggcaagatcactcaccgcacccaaacactcacattgacattccctgattctcactcggaacgtattagttttcatgtttttgacgccatgaatcatgacgttatcttagggaacccatggttgaaattacataacccccacattgactggtcctctgggcaggttatgtcatggggcagcaattgcgcccggaactgtttcaagccgccatgtgatgttcagggtcatgtttctaaggacaatccacagaccccatctgcggatcctgatttatctcaagtgcccacctgttatcaggatattaaagatgttttttccaagtccaaggccaaatcccttccaccccacagaccttatgactgtgctattgacttgctgcctggaaccacacccccacgagggaggttgttctctctttcagggccggaacacaaggccatgaaggaatacgtagaagaatcactggcagccgggatcattcgcccatcttcatcccctgcgggagcaggatttttcttcgtggacaagaaagacaagaccctgcgaccctgtatcgattaccggggtctcaatgagatcacggtaaaaaacag cagttactgcagaatcaactctgtcaaggctgagaaat ccccagaatccacagttccagcggcattaaccttggtgagacgctgcaggaggacctgggagcgagcccgccagatgctgctgcgccagggacggtcctacaaagccgctgctgaccgtcggaggacaccggccccggactacaaagtgggtcagcgagtttggctttcgaccaaacatattccactccgggtggagtccaagaagctcgctcccaggttcgttgggcccttccccatcacaaaaatcatcaaccctgtcaccgtgaagctgaggctcccaaggtctatgcgggtccaccctacttttcacgtcagcctactcaagccagcccgggagtcccctctggtcccgccttccaggccccctcctcccccccggtttgtggatgggggccctgtcttctctgtgaagcggctgttgtcatctcgtcggaggggcagggggtttcaatatctggtggactgggagggctatgggcctgaggagcgttcctgggtaccgtctgcgtttatcgtggatgattcgctcattcgggacttccacgttgcgcatccaggggccccagggccgtctggggccggccgttaa
- the c1qtnf1 gene encoding complement C1q tumor necrosis factor-related protein 1 isoform X4 — protein sequence MATKMTLSIVWMFMLTWHCPVISYRKIQHGMKDPEIRRDHAEQDYYRDARSTECRRCCDPGEYASQDYPQYRIVPQINITLLKGEKGEVGERGAYGKPGRTGQMGPPGSSGTKGSKGRMGVPGEPCKSSFAAFSVARKKGIHSNHYYQTLTFDTEIVNLYGHFNMFSGKFYCYVPGIYYFSLNVHTWNQKETYLHVMHNEKEVVVLYAQPSDRSIMQSQSLMLELESGDQVWVRLYKGERENAIFSDEIDIYIIFNGHLIKHKDEL from the exons ATGGCAACAAAA ATGACACTTTCCATTGTTTGGATGTTTATGCTCACATGGCATTGTCCAGTCATTTCCTACCGAAAAATTCAACATGGGATGAAAGATCCAGAGATCAGGAGGGACCACGCGGAGCAGGACTACTATCGTGATGCCAG GAGTACAGAGTGTCGCCGGTGCTGTGACCCAGGAGAGTATGCCAGCCAGGACTACCCACAGTACCGGATTGTACCTCAGATCAACATTACCTTATTGAAAG GTGAGAAAGGTGAGGTTGGTGAAAGGGGAGCTTATGGTAAACCAGGCAGAACAGGTCAAATGGGCCCACCAGGTTCTAGTGGCACGAAAGGAAGCAAAGGTCGCATGGGTGTTCCAGGGGAGCCCTGCAAGTCCTCCTTTGCAGCCTTCTCTGTGGCCCGCAAGAAGGGTATCCACTCCAACCACTATTACCAGACACTGACATTTGACACAGAGATAGTAAATCTTTATGGACACTTCAACATGTTTTCAGGTAAGTTTTATTGCTATGTGCCGGGGATCTACTACTTCAGTCTGAATGTGCACACATGGAACCAAAAGGAGACTTACCTTCACGTGATGCACAATGAAAAGGAGGTTGTGGTCCTCTACGCGCAACCCAGTGATCGCTCCATCATGCAAAGCCAAAGTCTGATGTTGGAACTTGAAAGCGGTGACCAGGTCTGGGTCAGACTCTACAAAGGAGAACGTGAGAATGCCATCTTCAGTGACGAAATTGACATTTACATAATATTCAACGGGCAtctgattaaacacaaagatgagcTGTAG
- the c1qtnf1 gene encoding complement C1q tumor necrosis factor-related protein 1 isoform X5 produces the protein MATKMTLSIVWMFMLTWHCPVISYRKIQHGMKDPEIRRDHAEQDYYRDARSTECRRCCDPGEYASQDYPQYRIVPQINITLLKGEKGEVGERGAYGKPGRTGQMGPPGSSGTKGSKGRMGVPGEPCKSSFAAFSVARKKGKFYCYVPGIYYFSLNVHTWNQKETYLHVMHNEKEVVVLYAQPSDRSIMQSQSLMLELESGDQVWVRLYKGERENAIFSDEIDIYIIFNGHLIKHKDEL, from the exons ATGGCAACAAAA ATGACACTTTCCATTGTTTGGATGTTTATGCTCACATGGCATTGTCCAGTCATTTCCTACCGAAAAATTCAACATGGGATGAAAGATCCAGAGATCAGGAGGGACCACGCGGAGCAGGACTACTATCGTGATGCCAG GAGTACAGAGTGTCGCCGGTGCTGTGACCCAGGAGAGTATGCCAGCCAGGACTACCCACAGTACCGGATTGTACCTCAGATCAACATTACCTTATTGAAAG GTGAGAAAGGTGAGGTTGGTGAAAGGGGAGCTTATGGTAAACCAGGCAGAACAGGTCAAATGGGCCCACCAGGTTCTAGTGGCACGAAAGGAAGCAAAGGTCGCATGGGTGTTCCAGGGGAGCCCTGCAAGTCCTCCTTTGCAGCCTTCTCTGTGGCCCGCAAGAAGG GTAAGTTTTATTGCTATGTGCCGGGGATCTACTACTTCAGTCTGAATGTGCACACATGGAACCAAAAGGAGACTTACCTTCACGTGATGCACAATGAAAAGGAGGTTGTGGTCCTCTACGCGCAACCCAGTGATCGCTCCATCATGCAAAGCCAAAGTCTGATGTTGGAACTTGAAAGCGGTGACCAGGTCTGGGTCAGACTCTACAAAGGAGAACGTGAGAATGCCATCTTCAGTGACGAAATTGACATTTACATAATATTCAACGGGCAtctgattaaacacaaagatgagcTGTAG
- the c1qtnf1 gene encoding complement C1q tumor necrosis factor-related protein 1 isoform X3, with the protein MTLSIVWMFMLTWHCPVISYRKIQHGMKDPEIRRDHAEQDYYRDARSTECRRCCDPGEYASQDYPQYRIVPQINITLLKAPESTVPAALTLVRRCRRTWERARQMLLRQGRSYKAAADRRRTPAPDYKVGQRVWLSTKHIPLRVESKKLAPRFVGPFPITKIINPVTVKLRLPRSMRVHPTFHVSLLKPARESPLVPPSRPPPPPRFVDGGPVFSVKRLLSSRRRGRGFQYLVDWEGYGPEERSWVPSAFIVDDSLIRDFHVAHPGAPGPSGAGR; encoded by the exons ATGACACTTTCCATTGTTTGGATGTTTATGCTCACATGGCATTGTCCAGTCATTTCCTACCGAAAAATTCAACATGGGATGAAAGATCCAGAGATCAGGAGGGACCACGCGGAGCAGGACTACTATCGTGATGCCAG GAGTACAGAGTGTCGCCGGTGCTGTGACCCAGGAGAGTATGCCAGCCAGGACTACCCACAGTACCGGATTGTACCTCAGATCAACATTACCTTATTGAAAG ccccagaatccacagttccagcggcattaaccttggtgagacgctgcaggaggacctgggagcgagcccgccagatgctgctgcgccagggacggtcctacaaagccgctgctgaccgtcggaggacaccggccccggactacaaagtgggtcagcgagtttggctttcgaccaaacatattccactccgggtggagtccaagaagctcgctcccaggttcgttgggcccttccccatcacaaaaatcatcaaccctgtcaccgtgaagctgaggctcccaaggtctatgcgggtccaccctacttttcacgtcagcctactcaagccagcccgggagtcccctctggtcccgccttccaggccccctcctcccccccggtttgtggatgggggccctgtcttctctgtgaagcggctgttgtcatctcgtcggaggggcagggggtttcaatatctggtggactgggagggctatgggcctgaggagcgttcctgggtaccgtctgcgtttatcgtggatgattcgctcattcgggacttccacgttgcgcatccaggggccccagggccgtctggggccggccgttaa